The Sorex araneus isolate mSorAra2 chromosome 5, mSorAra2.pri, whole genome shotgun sequence genome has a segment encoding these proteins:
- the LOC129404992 gene encoding lipopolysaccharide-binding protein-like gives MEVLLLLALMFAASPRALGDSPGLAARITNQGLEYVAEKGLEALQRKLHTIALPDISGKFKRRGHYEIRSLSVQSCELGHFALAPLPGQGLSVSVADSFFKVHGKWKIRMSFVAHQRGHKVDRRTRSPEGRAGPESWLWTISCPMDGERSKLRREMESKICEMVQHSVTSDLQPYLQTLPVTAEIDSFASIDYSLMEAPRATDRSLDVMFKGEFFNPGHHTPVPFSAPAMSFPEEYDRMVYFTISDYVFNTASLVYHQAGYLNFTITDDKIPPNSTIRLNTQSFRAFAPQLARKYPNMNMELQGSLASAPFLTISPGNLSLAPQIEIEAFVLQPSSVKEPVFRLAVATNISAVLTINNNITGFLKPGKIQLELKESSVGVFNVEFLEALLNYYILNTLYPMVNEKLAEGFPLPLPSSIQLDDLVLQTHKDFLSLGANVQYLKTEAEEAAGSLEATAGSASCIS, from the exons ATGGAGGTCTTGCTGCTCCTGGCATTGATGTTTGCGGCCAGTCCACGAGCACTGGGTGACAGCCCCGGCCTGGCGGCCAGGATCACCAACCAGGGCCTGGAGTACG TGgctgagaaggggctggaggcTCTGCAGAGGAAACTGCACACAATCGCGCTGCCCGACATCTCCGGGAAGTTCAAGAGGAGAGGACACTATGAAATCCGCAG CCTGAGCGTCCAGAGCTGTGAGCTGGGCCACTTTGCCCTCGCGCCCCTCCCCGGCCAGGGCCTGAGCGTGTCCGTCGCCGACTCCTTCTTCAAGGTCCATGGCAAGTGGAAGATACGCATGAGCTTCGT GGCTCACCAGCGCGGCCACAAGGTGGACAGAAGGACCCGCAgcccagaggggagggcagggcccgaGTCCTGGCTCTGGACCATCTCTTGCCCAATGGACGGCGAGCGG TCCAAGCTCCgaagagagatggagagcaaG ATTTGCGAAATGGTCCAGCACTCAGTGACCTCTGATCTACAGCCTTATCTCCAAACTCTGCCAG TCACAGCAGAAATTGACAGTTTTGCCAGTATCGATTACAGCCTAATGGAGGCACCTCGGGCCACAGACCGGTCTCTGGATGTGATGTTTAAG GGGGAGTTTTTCAACCCTGGTCACCACACCCCAGTTCCCTTCTCTGCTCCTGCCATGAGCTTTCCTGAGGAGTACGACCGGATGGTCTACTTCACCATCTCTGATTACGTCTTCAACACCGCCAGCCTGGTGTACCATCAGGCCGGCTACCTGAACTTCACCATCACGGACGACAAG ATTCCTCCGAACTCGACCATCAGGCTGAACACCCAGTCCTTCCGTGCGTTTGCCCCTCAG TTAGCCAGGAAGTACCCCAACATGAATATGGAACTCCAGGGGTCCTTGGCCTCTGCCCCGTTCCTGACCATCAGTCCTGGGAACCTGTCTTTGGCACCGCAGATAGAGATTGAAGCTTTCGTGCTACAGCCCAGCTCTGTCAAGGAGCCTGTCTTCCGGCTTGCTGTG GCCACTAATATCTCCGCCGTGTTGACCATCAATAACAACATCACTGGGTTCCTGAAGCCAGGAAA AATACAACTGGAGCTGAAAGAATCCAGTGTCGGAGTATTTAAT GTGGAGTTTCTGGAAGCGCTGCTCAACTACTACATCCTCAACACCCTCTACCCCATGGTCAACG AGAAGCTGGCGGAAGgcttccccctccctctgccaagCAGCATTCAGCTTGATGACCTTGTTCTTCAGACCCACAAG